The Leishmania major strain Friedlin complete genome, chromosome 28 genome includes a region encoding these proteins:
- the SHMT-L gene encoding serine hydroxymethyltransferase (SHMT-L) gives MILRAAPASTHRHRSPSLPGNISLRDHDPEVHQLIQREMRRQIEGLELIASENFTSRAVLDCLGSVLTNKYAEGLPGNRYYGGTEVVDELENLCVRRARAAFCLDAALWGVSVQPYSGSPANLAVYTALLRPHDRMMGLSLQAGGHLTHGFYTATKRLSASSIFFESLPYSITPKGLVDYDQLAYLADIYKPRLIIAGGSAYPRDWDYKRYREICDSVGAYFMVDMSHFSGLVAAREHNDPFEYADVVTTTTHKTLRGPRSGMIFFKKSIKQGKENVCVEDSINNAVFPALQGGPHLHQIAGIATQLKEVASPEWRTYIKQVKANARALAAVLTEGGETLVSGGTDNHLLLWNLRPHGLTGSKLEKLLDMVNITVNKNTIFGDRSAQAPYGIRLGTPALTTRGLQEEDFRRVGQLLIRSVQLSKEVQKSAGSTKLVDFVKAAETSKALQEMAEEVKAYARQFPYPGLESAYPIQ, from the coding sequence ATGATCCTGCGGGCGGCCCCCGCCTCCACGCACCGTCACCGAAGTCCATCTCTGCCCGGCAACATATCTCTCAGAGACCATGATCCTGAGGTGCACCAGCTTATtcagagagagatgcgccgGCAGATAGAAGGGCTAGAGCTGATTGCGTCGGAGAACTTTACCTCCCGCGCGGTGCTTGACTGCCTCGGGTCTGTCCTCACGAACAAGTACGCAGAGGGTCTGCCTGGGAACCGCTACTACGGCGGCACGGAGGTCGTTGACGAGCTCGAGAacctgtgcgtgcggcgcgcacgcgcagcattTTGCTTGGATGCTGCCTTATGGGGCGTCAGCGTGCAGCCGTACAGCGGCTCACCTGCCAACCTGGCCGTCTACACCGCCCTGTTGCGCCCGCATGACCGCATGATGGGCCTCTCACTGCAGGCGGGCGGCCACCTCACGCACGGCTTCTACACCGCAACGAAGcgcctctcggcctcctcgatCTTCTTCGAAAGCCTCCCGTACTCCATCACGCCGAAGGGCCTCGTCGACTACGATCAGCTAGCGTACTTGGCGGATATCTACAAGCCACGGCTCATCATTGCCGGCGGCTCCGCCTACCCGCGCGACTGGGACTACAAGCGCTACCGCGAAATCTGCGACAGCGTTGGTGCCTACTTCATGGTGGACATGTCCCACTTTTCTGGCCTGGTTGCCGCCCGGGAGCACAACGACCCGTTTGAGTACGCCGATGTCgtgaccaccaccacccacaaGACGCTGCGCGGGCCTCGGTCTGGCATGATCTTCTTCAAGAAGTCGATAAAGCAGGGCAAGGAGAACGTGTGCGTGGAGGATTCCATCAACAACGCCGTCTTCCCCGCGCTACAGGGTGGTCCACACCTCCACCAGATCGCCGGCATCGCCACACAGCTGAAGGAAGTGGCATCGCCGGAGTGGCGCACCTACATAAAGCAAGTGAAGGCGAACGCCAGGGCCCTGGCCGCCGTCCTCACGGAGGGTGGGGAGAcgctcgtcagcggcggcaccgacaACCACCTGCTTCTGTGGAACCTCCGCCCGCACGGCCTCACAGGCTCCAagctggagaagctgctcgACATGGTCAACATCACGGTGAACAAGAACACTATCTTTGGCGACAGAAGCGCCCAGGCGCCGTACGGCATACGTCTTGGCACACCAGCCCTCACCACCCGCGGCCTCCAGGAGGAGGACTTCAGGCGGGTCGGCCAGCTCCTCATTCGCTCGGTGCAGCTCTCCAAGGAGGTGCAGAAGTCCGCCGGCTCTACGAAGCTCGTCGACTTCGTGAAGGCCGCCGAGACCTCGAAGGCGTTGCAGGAGATGgccgaggaggtgaaggcgTATGCGCGTCAGTTCCCGTACCCCGGCCTGGAGAGCGCCTATCCCATTCAGTAG